The segment GAACACGTGCAGGACCAGGTCTTCCTTGGTCGGGAAGTACGTGAACAGCGTGCGCTTGGAGACCTCGGCGGCCTCGGCGATCTCCACGATCGACACCTCGTCGAACCCGCGGGTCAGGAACAGGTGCAGGGCCGCTTCGAAGATCGTCTGCCGGGTCTTCTGCTTCTTGCGTTCGCGCAGTCCCAGGTGCTCAGTCATGCGCACACGATAGAGCAGAAGGGGTACCCGGGCGAAAGTTGCACCTGGTATAGTTATCGACCAAGTGAAGGAATCGTCCTGGGAGGCTCCATGAACACGCAGGTCACGGGCGTCATCGTCGTAGGGGCCGGCGGCGCCGGACTCATGCTGGCCACCGAGCTCGCCCTCGCCGGCGTCCCCGCCGTCGTGCTGGACCGGATGCCCGGCCGCAACCTCCAGTCCCGGGCGGGGGCGATCCAGCCCCGGACCGCCGAGGTGCTCGCGCTGCGCGGCCTGCTGGACGGAGCCCTCGGGCGATCGGTCGACTACCGGCTCGTCGGCGGCCACTTCGCCGGACTGCCCGTCCCGCTGGACTACGCGGCGTGGGACACCCGCTACCCGCACCCCGTCCTGCTCCCGCAGGACCAGCTCGAAGCCGTCCTCGAGGACCGGCTCGCCGAGCTCGGCGGCCGGGTGCTCAGGGAGCACCTGCTGACCGGGCTCCGGCAGGACGCCGACGGGGTCGTGATCACCATGGCCACGCCCGCCGGCGACCGCTCGCTGCGGGGCCGTTTCCTCGTCGCGTGCGACGGCGCCCACAGCAGCGTGCGCAAGACCCTCGGAGCCGCGTTCCCCGGCCGGGCCGCCACCGTCCGCATGGCCACCGCCGATCTGCTCCTCACGGGCGAGGTCGACGACAGCACGGCCGGACACATCAGCTCGCGCATCCACACCTCGCCCGAGGGCCACTTCGCCATGATCACGCCCCTGGCGAACGGACTGCACAAGCTCCTCTTCAGCGGCCCGCGCACGGCGCTGGCCGAGCGCGACGCCCCCGTGACGGCCGAGGAGGTCCGCGAGGTGCTGCGCGCCACCCACGGCGGCAGGCTCGACGTGGCCGAGATCCGCTACGCCTCCCGGTTCAGCGACGCGAGCCGGCAGCTGGAGCAGTACCGGCACGGCCGGGTGTTCTTCGCCGGGGACTCGGCCCACATCCACTCCCCGGCCGGCGGCCAGGGGCTCAACCTCGGTGTCCAGGACGCGTTCAACCTCGGCTGGAAGCTCGCCGCGGTCCTGCGCGGCGAGGCGGAGGAGGAACTGCTGGACACCTACCAGACCGAGCGGCACCCCGTCGCCGCCCGGGTGCTCGCCCTCACCCGGGCGCAGGGCGTCGTCATGGGCCCGCAGCGCGACGGCGGGCTGGGCGAGCTGCGCGACGTGCTCACCGACCTGCTCCGCGTGCCCGAGGCCAACCGGTACATGGCCGGTGTGATGGCCGGACTCGACCTGCGCCTCCCCTCTCCCGACGCCGCCGAACACCCGCTGCTGGGCCTGCGGATGCCCGACCTCGACCTCGTCACGGGCGAGGGCGAGCAGGTCCGGTTCAGCGACCTGACGCGCGGCGGGCGCGGCGTCCTGCTCGACCTCGCCGACACCCCGCTCGACGCCGCGGACCCCTGGAAGGACCGGATCGTGCGGGTGCGCGCCCGGGCGGAGGAGGGTGCCGTCGACGCCGGGGCCGTACTCGTCCGCCCCGACGGGTACGTCTGCTGGGCCGGCGGCGCCGGTCTCACCGAGACGCTCACCCGCTGGTTCGGCCCGGCCGGCCCCGGCGGCGCCGCGGGGGAGTCCGCGTGAGGACGCGTACGCGCCGGCCCCGCCCGTCAGGGACGGTGCCCGGCGACCGACCGGCGCGCGACGGGGAAGTCGAAATAGGTGTCCGGGAAGGGTTCGGGCTTGTACGTGAAGTGCCACCACTCCTCGGGCAGGTTGACGAATCCCTCCGCGGCCAGCGCCGTCCGCAGCAGTAGGCGGTGCGCGCGCTGGGTCCCCTGGACGCGCGGGTCGTCGGTGTGCGACAGCGTGTCGAAGCAGTCGAAACCCGTCCCCATGTCCACGGAGTTGTCGGGGTAGCGCTCCGCCTGGGGCGCGTAGCAGGGAACGGACTCCTGCCCCGGCCGCGGCGGGGGCGCGGGGAGCGCCGGCAGCGCCACGATCGTGAGGTCCATGGTGCTGCCGCGGCTGTGCCCTGACTTCTCCGCGATGTAACCGTCGTCGAACAGGCGCGACTTGTCGACCCGCGGATAGAACTCCGCCTTCATCCGCTCGTCGGCCAGGTCCTTCGCCCACCGCACGAAGTGGTCGACGGCGCGCTGCGGCCGGTAGCAGTCGTACACCTTGAGCGAGTACCCCTGCCGCAGGAGCTGCGCCTGCGCCCGGTGCAGGGCCTGGGCCGCCGGGCGCGTCAGGATGCAGACGGCCTGGCGGTAGCCGTCGATCCGCTCCCCGACGAAGTTGTGCGCCGCCGGGTAGCGCATCTCCTGGATGATCGTGGGGTCGACGGAGGCCAGCGCGACGAACTCCCGCGGTGCCTTGGGCTCCGGGGACAGGGCGGCGGCACCGGCACGGGGTGCCGCGGTCGCCGCGAACAGGGTCGTGGCCGCCACGGCAAGGACGAGCCGTGTCATGGGCGACGTGCTCATCGGGTTCTCCTCGGGACTGGGGGCTCTACGCGAAGGACGATCAGTCGGTCTGCTCGTACAGGTCAGTGCCGCCCCGCCCGTTCGAGCGCGGCGGCGACCCGGGCCACGCCGTCCTCCGTGGCGAGCCGGCGGGCGATGTCCCGGGCGCGCTCCCCGTAGGAGGGGTCCGTGACGGCCTGCCGCAGCGCGGACCCCAGGGCGGCGGAGTCGAGCCGGCGCAGGGGCACCACCCTGGGGGCGGTGCCCAGTTCCACGAGGCGCGAGGCCCAGAAGTGGGCGTCGAACTGCACGGGGACGGGGACGCAGGGAACGCCCGCGCGCAGGGCCGCGCCGGTCGTGCCCGCCCCCGCATGGTGGACGACGGCCGCCATGCGCGGGAAGAGCAGGGAGTGCGGAACGTCGCCGATGGTGATCATGTCGTCCTGGCCGGCGGCCGACAGCCCCGCCCAGCCCCGCTGGATCACCCCGCGCAGTCCGGCCGCGCGCAGGGCGCCGACGATCCGCGCGCTGACCCGCCCGGGATCGGGAGCGGTGGCGCTTCCCAGCCCCACGTACACCGGGGCCGGGCCGGAGTCGAGGAAGCCGACGAGCTCCGCGGGGAGTTCGCCGGTCGTCTCGTGGGGCCACCAGTAGCCGCAGACCTCCAGGCCGGGACGCCAGTCGCGGGGCCTGGGCACGACCAGCTCGCTGAAGCCGTGCCAGACGGGCCAGCCCTGCCGCTCGCGGGCGCGGCGGGCCGCGGGCAGGCGGCCTACCGGCAGGCCGTGCTCGGCGGCCAGCGACCGCGCCGCCCGGGTGAAGACGTGGTCGACGGCCGCGGTGACGGCGTCACCGCCGATCCGGTTGCCCAGCGGGCCCAGGGAGCGGGTGCCGAGCATCGGCGGCGGGAACGCGCTGGTTCCGTGCAGCGGTTGCAGGAAGAGGCCCATGCTCGGCCGGTCCAGGCCCTGCGCGATGGCGTGGGCGAGGGGGGCGACCGGGCCGCCGGCCAGCACCACGTCCGCCTCGCCCGCCTCCCGTACCATCGCGGGGGTCATCTCGGGCGCGATCCTCCTCGCCAGCGCCACGGCCCGCAGCAGCTTCACGGCCCCGGTCCGGCTGCGGTGCAGCCCCCGGCCCCGCGCCGAGTGCAACTCGGCCTTCGGGTCGCCGGGAACGGCCCGGAAGCGCACCCCCGACCCGGCGACCAGCGGTTCGAACAGTCCGTGGGTCACCAGGGTGACCTCGTGTCCGGCCCGGACCAGTCCGGCTCCCAGGCCCGTGTACGGCGCGACGTCCCCGCGCGACCCGGCCGTCATGATGGCGATCCTCACGCCCTCAGTTTGGCGGCCGCTTGCCGCCTGGCCCCCGCGGCATCACGCGGCCTTCACGGAATCCTCCGAAACGACCCCGTCCCCAGGCCCGTTGACGGTCTCCTTCCAGCCATCGCCCACGCCATCGCCCACGCCATCGCCCACACCAGCGCCTCCGGAGCCGTGACGGCAGGTCATCGTCCCCTTCCCGCAGCCGCGTTGTCAGTGGCGGCCGTTAGCGTCGGGGGTATTGGAAGGGCCGTTTCCCGACAGGAGTGGACGATGACCGACAACCGTGTGCAGCCCGCGCTCAAGGTGGTGCTGACCGACGTCAACGAGCGAGTGGTCCAGGCATGGCGGACGGCGTTCGCGGACACCCCCGGGATCGAGATCCGCAGGGGTTCGATCCTCGACGAGGACGTCGACGCCTGGGTCACGCCGACCAACTCCCGGGGCCGGATGGACGGCGGGGTCGACGCCGCCATCAAGCGGCACCTCGGAGCCGGCATCCAGCTGCGCGTGCAGCGGGCGATCCGGGACCGGTTCGCCGGGACGCTCCCGGTGGGCAGCGCGGTCTGCGTCCCGTCGGGGGCGGCCGTCCCCCGCTACCTGATATCGACGCCGACGATGGCGCAGTCCTCGCAGAACGTGAGGGACACGCTGAACGTGGCCCTGGCCTGCGCCGCCGCGTTCCAGGCAGTGCACCGGCAGAACCGGCGGGCGCCGGGCAGCATCCGGTCGGTGGCGCTGGTCGGGATGGGCGCGCAGACCGGCCGGGTCCCCGCCCGGGTCTGCGCCAACCTGATGTGGACCGGCTACACCCTCTTCCACGACCACTGGTTCGAGGACGACGACGAGCTGCGCGCCACGATCACCGCCCAGCTCGACGGGATCGAGGACGGGCCGGCCGCCGGGCGGGTGCGGATCGTGCCACCGAAAGGGCATTCCTTTCGCCGCTGACGGCGCCCACCCCGCCGGCGGGCACGCCGGCCCCCCGCACCCCACCAGCACGACGCCCGGGAGCCCTTCCCCCATGAACGACGCCAACCCCGCCCCCGCCCAGCCCGACGCGGCCGACCCGTTGCACCTGAGCGAGCTCTTCAAGGGCGGAGGTGAACCCTGGCTCCCGCTGCTGAAGCCCGTCATCGAGGCGCAGCCGGACGCCGCCCGGTTCATCGGCCAGGGCCGCAGCCCGGAGGTCGTCCCGGTCCGCGAGCTGACCTTCCAGGCCCTCAAGCCCCACCCGCCGCACAAGTGGAAGGTCGTCGTCTTCGGCCAGAACCCCTATCCGCGGCCGGAGAGCGCCACCGGCATCGCCATGTTCGACAACACCTTCAACGACTGGAAGGACAGCCAGTTCGGCCGGGTCGTCAGCATCCGCTGCATCATCAAGGCCGCCGCGATGTGGAAGTACGGCATCGCGAAGAAGACCCCGATCGCCGACGTCCGCGCCCTGCTGAAGGAGCGGGACACGGTCCAGCCGCCGGAGTGGTTCCAGGCGATGCTCACCCAGGGCGTCCTCCTGCTGAACGCCGCGCTCACCGCCAGCGCCGACGGCGCGATGGGTGCCGACCGGCACACCGCGTTCTGGAGGCCCGTCGCCGAACGGATCGTCGAGGAGATCCTCCAGGCCAAGCAGGACGCCGACGAGGAGGACCGCAGCGTGGTCTTCGCCTGGTGGGGGGCGCACGCCCGCAGCCTGAAGAAGGTGGTCCTGCGCCTGCAGAAGAAGTACCCGGACGTCGAGGTCCGGCACATCGACCACGCCAACCCCGCCGCCCAGGGCGACATCTTCTGCGAGGGCGACCACTTCGCCACGGTGAACGACGCCCTCGCGTCCCTGGGCGCCGAGCCGGTCGACTGGCTGCCGAGCACCGGCTGGAACCAGAGCCCCGAAGGCGCCCCGCCCGGCGGCGCGGACGGCGAGGTCGCGGCGCGCATGGGGGCCTTCATTGCCTCGACCATGGAACTGCACCAGCTGTACCTGGAGCGGCTCACCAGCGTCAAGGACGAGGGCCTGGTCCTCCCGGCGATCACCGGCGTGTTCGACACCCCGCCGACGGACTTCCGGGACGCGCTCGCACCGGTGGCCGAGGTGCTGCCCGGCCTGGGCCGGCACATCGACCGGTCCCACGAGTTCGGCAAGCGGCGAGCGGACGAGGCCGCCGGCGCCGGCCGGCCGTCCGCCGACGCGATCGCCGCGCTCTACCTCTACACCTGCGAGTCCGCCTTCTACCGTGAGATCAACGCCGTCCTCCGCTCCCCGGACCGGACCGCACTCGTGCCGTACCTCCCCTACCTGCGGCTGCTGTTCTCCGCCGTCTCGCAACTGCCCGCCCACACCCGGCCGCTGTGGCGCGGCGTATCGCTGGACCTGCGCGCCCAGTACCCGGTCGGGGGGACGGTGACCTGGTGGGGCGTCTCCTCGTGCACCTCGGAGCTGAGCGTGGCCCGTTCTTTCCTCGGCAGCCGCGGCAAGCGGACGCTCTTCGAGGTGACCCCCGCCCGCGCGGTGGGCATCCGCAGCTTCTCGGCCTTCACCGGCGAGGAGGAGTACATCCTCGCCCCGGGGACCCAGCTCAAGGTGACGGACGTGAAGACCGAGCGCGGCGGCCTGTGCACGGTCAGACTGACCGAGGCGGAGGCCGGCCCCCTCGTCTCCTGACCTCCCGGACTCCCCTCCGACGCGTACAGCACCCTTGACAGATGGTCTGGACCAAATCACCGTGGAGCGCGTCACACCGCGGCCGCCCCTGGGGCTCCCGTCCCCGCGGGCGGCCGCGCCCACGGCAGCACTTCCCTCCCGGTCACTCCGGCCTGTCCGCCTGCCCGCCCGCCCGGGCGCGGCCGGCGCGAAGGGAGCACACCCATGGCCCGTCGGACCATCCGCCTCGTGGGACTCGGACTCGCGCTCGCCGCGACCGTGCTGAGCCCGTTGTCCGCCGCGGCGGCCACCCCGCCGCCCCCCGGCCCGCGTGCGCCCGACACCTGCGCCCTGCGGCCGAAGCCCTCCGGCAAGGTCCTCCAGGGGTACTGGGAGAACTGGGACGGCGCCGCCAACGGAGTCCACCCGCCCCTCGGCTGGATCCCCCTCACCGACAGCCGCATCCGCGGCCACGGCTACAACGTGGTCAACGCGGCCTTCCCGGTGATCCGCTCGGACGGCACCGTGCTGTGGGAGGACGGGATGGACAGCACGGTGAAGGTGCCCACCCCCGCGGAGATGTGCCAGGCCAAACAGGACGGACTCACCGTGCTGATGTCCATCGGCGGCGCCGCGGCCGGCATCGACCTCGGCTCCGCCGCCGTCGCCGACCGCTTCGTGGAGACCATCGTCCCCCTCCTCAAGAAGTACAACTTCGACGGGATCGACATCGACATCGAGACCGGTCTCGTCGGCTCGGGGAGCATCACGCAGCTCTCCCCGTCCCAGTCCAACCTGATCCGCATCATCGACGGCGTACTCGCCCGGATGCCGGACGGCTTCGGTCTCACGATGGCCCCCGAGACCGCCTACGTCACCGGCGGCAGCGTGGCGTACGGCTCGATCTGGGGCGCGTACCTGCCCATCGTCAAGAAGTACGCGGACAACGGCCGCCTGTGGTGGCTGAACATGCAGTACTACAACGGCAGCATGTACGGCTGCAACGCGGACTCCTATGCGGCGGGCACCGTCAGGGGCTTCACGGCGCAGACGGACTGCCTCGACCGCGGGCTGGTCGTCCAGAACACCACCGTCAAGGTCCCCTACGACAAGCAGGTCCCCGGCCTCCCGGCCCAACCGGGCGCCGGCGACGGCTACATGACCCCCGCTCTCGTCGCCCAGGCGTGGAACTCCTACGGCGGCCGGCTCAAGGGCCTGATGACCTGGTCCCTCAACTGGGACGGCTCCCGCAACTGGACGTTCGGCGACAACGCCAGGACCCTCCAGGGCCGCTGACACCACGGCCGCGGAGCCGTGGCGTGGCGGCCGCAGCCCGGCCGCCACGCCACGACCGGAGCGTCACGCCGGGGCGGGCAGCGGTACGGGCAGCGGGGCGGGCAGCCGGGCGGGCGCAGTCAGCCGGTCGGCGCCCGCCGGTACGGGCACCGCGGCGAACTCGGCGTCCTGCCGAGCCTGGAGCTCCTTCTTCCGGGCCGGGGAAGTCGAGGGCAGCCGCTGCTCCTCGTACAGCACGTGGGTGACTTCCTGGGCGTGCTTGCTGGCGGGGGTGTGGAACTGGACCTCGAACAGCTGCCCGGAGCGGGGCGCGCGCCAGCCGGTGTTCAGGCCCTTGTAACCGCTGTTGCGGCCCCAGGTGTTGGACCACTTGGTGGAGTCGTTGCCCCAGGCGGAAAGGAGCGCCGACGCGGTGGACACCCCGTCGCTGTAGGAGCCGTCCGGCCACTGGAGGGTGTACCTGACGGCGTCGCCCAGCCCCGCCAGGACCGCCCCGACCGGCTGCCCGGGATGTTCCCGCAGGGAGGTGGCGACCTTCCGCTTGAGCGAGTCGGGGGACTTGAGGCGGTTCTCGTAACCGATCAGCTCGGCGCCCGAGACGAGGGCGGCGGCGCGCACGTCCGTGCTGATCGACCGTTCGGCCTGCTTCGCCCGGTCCACGTAGGCGTTGACCTCGGCGTTGTCCGCGCTGCTCAGCGTGAGCCCGCCCTCCCCCTTCCAGCCCTCGTCGGCGGGGCCGGCGGCCACCGCCGTTCCGGCGCCGAGGGCCAGCGCACCGCTGAGCGCCGTCGCGATCAGGATCCGGCCGAAGACGGGTGCTGCCGTACTGCTCGTCATGGACTGTGCCTTCACACTCGTGGGTTTGACCTGGTGCTCGGCACAACCGGGCGGGCTCCGGCGGGGTTACGGATCATCATCCGGCCGCCTCGGTCCCGCGCCGGCCCGTCGGTGCGGGATCATGAGGGCGTCGAACGCCGGCCGGACCTGGAGGGGACGCCTTGACGGAGGTGGAGCACACGACGCAGACCGCGACCGTCGCGGGGCTGCTCGCGGCGGCTGCCGAGGGGCAGGGCGGGGCGTTGTGGCGACTGCGGGGGGCCGAGCGGCAGCTCGACGCCAATCTCGTGCGCCATCTGCCCGGGACCGGGGGAGCGCCCTCCACCGAGGGATCCGTCGACGTCATGATGGTCGTCGTCTCGGGTACGGGCGTCCTGACCCTGGACGGCGAGCAGTCCCATCTCTCCCCGGGATTCATGGCGTTGCTGCCGCGCGGTGCCGTCCGGGCGCTGCTGGCCGGCCCCCAGGGGCTGGTCGTGCTGACCGTCCACCGCAGGCGCCGGGGGATGAGCATCGCGCCGGCCGCCCCCGCCACGCCGCCCCGGACCTGCGCCCTGCATCTCGTCTGCGCCCACTGCCACCGGCACGCGATCGAGGTCGACGCCCGCTACTGCTCCGGCTGCGGCACCCCGCTGGCGGCCCGGCCGGCGGGCGGCGGCCGACCCCGGTCAGCCGGGGCCGTCGACCGGCACGCCCAGCCGGCCCGCCACCGTGGTGAGGGCCGCACCGAGCGGCAGGGCGACCCGGGTGACGGCCTGCCGGTCGCCCCGGGTCCGGTCCCGGTTGACGATCACCACGGGCTTCCCGGCCTCAGACGCCTGCCGGACGAAGCGGAGCCCCGACATCACCGTCAGCGAGGAGCCCAGGACCAGCAGTGAGGCCGCCTCCCGGACCAGCGAGCGGCAGTGCTCGACGCGGCGCGGCGGGACGGATTCGCCGAAGAACACCACGTCGGGCTTGAGGACGCCGCCGCAGGCCGCGCACGGCACCACGCGGAAGTCCCCGACCTGCTCGCGGGTGAGGTCCGCGTCACCGTCCGGATTGAGGCCGGCGGCCACGGGCGCGAAACCGGCGTTGGCCTCCTCCAGCCGCCGCGCCAGCTCGCGGCGCGGGCTGAGGGCGCCGCAGGAGAGGCAGACGACCCGCTCCAGGCTCCCGTGGAGCTCGACCACGTCCTCGCTGCCGGCGGCCTGGTGCAGACCGTCGACGTTCTGGGTGATCACGCCCGAGAGCAGGCCGTGGCGGGCGAACGCGGCGACGGCCCGGTGGCCGGCGTTGGGCCGGGCCCGGCCGAAGGTGCGCCAGCCGAGGTGGCCGCGCGCCCAGTACCGCTGCCGGGCCCCGGCGTCGGCGGTGAACTCCTGGTACGTCATCGGCGTGTGCCGGCTCAGGCTCCCGCCCTCGCCACGGTAGTCGGGGATGCCCGATTCCGTGGAGATCCCCGCCCCGCTGAGCACCAGCACACCGCCGGCGCGCAGGGCGTCCGTGACCGGCCGAAGGTCCGTGGTGCCCGGAGGCAGGTCCTCCGCGGGGGTCCAGTCCAGGGTGGGGCGCATGCGCATGCCTCCAGGGTACGGACCCCGCGCACGGGCACGGCGTGCCAGGCCGGTTCGCCTGGCACGCCGTGGTTCCTCCGGGGGTGCGGCCCGTGCCGGGTGGGCCGGGCCGCCGCTGGAGCGGATCAGGCGTGGTGGTGGTGTCCGCGCCGGCCCCAGGACTCGGTGTCGACCACCTTGCCGCGGGCGTCGCGCAGGGTGGCGGTGTCGCGCTCGTCCCAGATCTGCCGGCGGCGGTTCTGGTAGACGTCGCGGTGGGTGTCGCGGCCGTTGCCGGTGTGGACCTTGACGCTGGAGCGGCCGTCCAGGCGGAGGCTGTTGAAGCGGTAGCGGTTGCCCTGCTTGTCGGTCAGCGTGTAGCCGCGCAGGTTGACGCTGCTGCGTCCGGTGTTCTTGACCTCGACCCACTCGCCGTTGAGGGCGCGGTTGCCCTGTCCGCG is part of the Streptomyces katrae genome and harbors:
- a CDS encoding FAD-dependent monooxygenase is translated as MNTQVTGVIVVGAGGAGLMLATELALAGVPAVVLDRMPGRNLQSRAGAIQPRTAEVLALRGLLDGALGRSVDYRLVGGHFAGLPVPLDYAAWDTRYPHPVLLPQDQLEAVLEDRLAELGGRVLREHLLTGLRQDADGVVITMATPAGDRSLRGRFLVACDGAHSSVRKTLGAAFPGRAATVRMATADLLLTGEVDDSTAGHISSRIHTSPEGHFAMITPLANGLHKLLFSGPRTALAERDAPVTAEEVREVLRATHGGRLDVAEIRYASRFSDASRQLEQYRHGRVFFAGDSAHIHSPAGGQGLNLGVQDAFNLGWKLAAVLRGEAEEELLDTYQTERHPVAARVLALTRAQGVVMGPQRDGGLGELRDVLTDLLRVPEANRYMAGVMAGLDLRLPSPDAAEHPLLGLRMPDLDLVTGEGEQVRFSDLTRGGRGVLLDLADTPLDAADPWKDRIVRVRARAEEGAVDAGAVLVRPDGYVCWAGGAGLTETLTRWFGPAGPGGAAGESA
- a CDS encoding M15 family metallopeptidase; protein product: MSTSPMTRLVLAVAATTLFAATAAPRAGAAALSPEPKAPREFVALASVDPTIIQEMRYPAAHNFVGERIDGYRQAVCILTRPAAQALHRAQAQLLRQGYSLKVYDCYRPQRAVDHFVRWAKDLADERMKAEFYPRVDKSRLFDDGYIAEKSGHSRGSTMDLTIVALPALPAPPPRPGQESVPCYAPQAERYPDNSVDMGTGFDCFDTLSHTDDPRVQGTQRAHRLLLRTALAAEGFVNLPEEWWHFTYKPEPFPDTYFDFPVARRSVAGHRP
- a CDS encoding glycosyltransferase, producing the protein MTAGSRGDVAPYTGLGAGLVRAGHEVTLVTHGLFEPLVAGSGVRFRAVPGDPKAELHSARGRGLHRSRTGAVKLLRAVALARRIAPEMTPAMVREAGEADVVLAGGPVAPLAHAIAQGLDRPSMGLFLQPLHGTSAFPPPMLGTRSLGPLGNRIGGDAVTAAVDHVFTRAARSLAAEHGLPVGRLPAARRARERQGWPVWHGFSELVVPRPRDWRPGLEVCGYWWPHETTGELPAELVGFLDSGPAPVYVGLGSATAPDPGRVSARIVGALRAAGLRGVIQRGWAGLSAAGQDDMITIGDVPHSLLFPRMAAVVHHAGAGTTGAALRAGVPCVPVPVQFDAHFWASRLVELGTAPRVVPLRRLDSAALGSALRQAVTDPSYGERARDIARRLATEDGVARVAAALERAGRH
- a CDS encoding macro domain-containing protein; this translates as MTDNRVQPALKVVLTDVNERVVQAWRTAFADTPGIEIRRGSILDEDVDAWVTPTNSRGRMDGGVDAAIKRHLGAGIQLRVQRAIRDRFAGTLPVGSAVCVPSGAAVPRYLISTPTMAQSSQNVRDTLNVALACAAAFQAVHRQNRRAPGSIRSVALVGMGAQTGRVPARVCANLMWTGYTLFHDHWFEDDDELRATITAQLDGIEDGPAAGRVRIVPPKGHSFRR
- a CDS encoding ADP-ribosyltransferase domain-containing protein, whose product is MNDANPAPAQPDAADPLHLSELFKGGGEPWLPLLKPVIEAQPDAARFIGQGRSPEVVPVRELTFQALKPHPPHKWKVVVFGQNPYPRPESATGIAMFDNTFNDWKDSQFGRVVSIRCIIKAAAMWKYGIAKKTPIADVRALLKERDTVQPPEWFQAMLTQGVLLLNAALTASADGAMGADRHTAFWRPVAERIVEEILQAKQDADEEDRSVVFAWWGAHARSLKKVVLRLQKKYPDVEVRHIDHANPAAQGDIFCEGDHFATVNDALASLGAEPVDWLPSTGWNQSPEGAPPGGADGEVAARMGAFIASTMELHQLYLERLTSVKDEGLVLPAITGVFDTPPTDFRDALAPVAEVLPGLGRHIDRSHEFGKRRADEAAGAGRPSADAIAALYLYTCESAFYREINAVLRSPDRTALVPYLPYLRLLFSAVSQLPAHTRPLWRGVSLDLRAQYPVGGTVTWWGVSSCTSELSVARSFLGSRGKRTLFEVTPARAVGIRSFSAFTGEEEYILAPGTQLKVTDVKTERGGLCTVRLTEAEAGPLVS
- a CDS encoding chitinase is translated as MARRTIRLVGLGLALAATVLSPLSAAAATPPPPGPRAPDTCALRPKPSGKVLQGYWENWDGAANGVHPPLGWIPLTDSRIRGHGYNVVNAAFPVIRSDGTVLWEDGMDSTVKVPTPAEMCQAKQDGLTVLMSIGGAAAGIDLGSAAVADRFVETIVPLLKKYNFDGIDIDIETGLVGSGSITQLSPSQSNLIRIIDGVLARMPDGFGLTMAPETAYVTGGSVAYGSIWGAYLPIVKKYADNGRLWWLNMQYYNGSMYGCNADSYAAGTVRGFTAQTDCLDRGLVVQNTTVKVPYDKQVPGLPAQPGAGDGYMTPALVAQAWNSYGGRLKGLMTWSLNWDGSRNWTFGDNARTLQGR
- a CDS encoding ATP nucleotide 3'-pyrophosphokinase, which gives rise to MTSSTAAPVFGRILIATALSGALALGAGTAVAAGPADEGWKGEGGLTLSSADNAEVNAYVDRAKQAERSISTDVRAAALVSGAELIGYENRLKSPDSLKRKVATSLREHPGQPVGAVLAGLGDAVRYTLQWPDGSYSDGVSTASALLSAWGNDSTKWSNTWGRNSGYKGLNTGWRAPRSGQLFEVQFHTPASKHAQEVTHVLYEEQRLPSTSPARKKELQARQDAEFAAVPVPAGADRLTAPARLPAPLPVPLPAPA
- a CDS encoding NAD-dependent protein deacetylase, with the translated sequence MRMRPTLDWTPAEDLPPGTTDLRPVTDALRAGGVLVLSGAGISTESGIPDYRGEGGSLSRHTPMTYQEFTADAGARQRYWARGHLGWRTFGRARPNAGHRAVAAFARHGLLSGVITQNVDGLHQAAGSEDVVELHGSLERVVCLSCGALSPRRELARRLEEANAGFAPVAAGLNPDGDADLTREQVGDFRVVPCAACGGVLKPDVVFFGESVPPRRVEHCRSLVREAASLLVLGSSLTVMSGLRFVRQASEAGKPVVIVNRDRTRGDRQAVTRVALPLGAALTTVAGRLGVPVDGPG
- a CDS encoding lamin tail domain-containing protein, which encodes MSASYATRRTVAALLAVGALIGAAAVPAAADDHRHDRHGAHSSIVIGDVENAGRGQGNRALNGEWVEVKNTGRSSVNLRGYTLTDKQGNRYRFNSLRLDGRSSVKVHTGNGRDTHRDVYQNRRRQIWDERDTATLRDARGKVVDTESWGRRGHHHHA